TGTTGCTACTTGATATGTCACGATGAATAATCGGAGGGGAGCAATCATGGTGCATGTAAGACAAGGCATATGCCACACCTTTAACAATATTCAATCTCTTACTCCAGCCCAATACTTTGGCAGCATCTTCGTTACCCAAGATTAGGGACAAGCTACCCCTCTCTAGATACTCACAAACCAAAAAGGAATGTTGCACATGGGAACAAAAACCATAAATTTTAACAATGTTTCGATGTCGTATGTCCATCAATGCCCTTATCTCATTCAAGAACTCCTTTTGAAATTTGCTCTCACTAGCATCATGCAGTGGTTGATTGAATTTCTTCACAGCTACAATGTCACCTAAAGCTAGCTCTGCTTTATAGACAGTTCTATGTCCTCCGTTCCCAATGCAATATAGAGCATCAAAACCATTGGTCACTTTTATGATTTCATCATACAATGTTCTTCCATTGAAATGTAATATTGAAAGAAACGATACTTGGCCCTCGGTCTTGCTTTGTTTGGATTTTAGATCTGTCTTTCTTCTTTGCATAAAGAGAATAAGcccaaagaaagaaagtagTACAAAAATTGCTCCTAAAAGTGAGAAAACGAGAAGAAACACGACTTTGTGTCCCCTTTTGGAGCTATGTCTGTATATAATGGAAGCATTGCAAGGTTGTAGTCCAGTAACATTACGGCACAATCCCTTGTTCCCTTGTAATGCTTCTACAGGAGCATATAGAAATGCGTTGCTATTGGGAATGGGACCCTGCAACTCATTGTAGGATATGTCAACATACATCAAGCCATGCATTTGTTCAAATGCTTTCGGAATCAAACCAGAAAGAGAATTGTGGGAGAGATTTAAGATCACTATGCTCTCCAATTTCTTAATTTCCATTGGTATCTCTCCATTTAAAAAGTTGTAACTTATATCTAATTTGGAGATATGAGATAAGGTTAGGAGGTGGGCTGGAATCCCTTCGCTAAAATTGTTGTGGCTTAAATTCAAGACGATCAATTTCACAAAGTCCCCAAAATTTCTTGGAATTGACTTACTCAGCTTGTTTGAGGACAAGTCAAGGTATTCAAGATTTGTCAACGATCCAAATTCAAAAGGTATAGCACCAGAGAGTTGATTGCCATTCATTCTTAATCGCTCTAAAGATATCAACCTTCCGAATTCTTTTGGAATCATTCCAACTACATGATTTGAAGAAAGATCAAGTTCACCAAGCCGAGTCCAGTTTCCAATCTCAGGTGGTATGCTACCAGTAATATTGTTCCTACCAACTAGTAGGGTCTGTAATTGATGACAGTCTCCCCAATTACTTGAGGAGTCCTCAATGGGCTCAGGACTTGGAGTCAGTGGAGGAGGtacatttcttctttgtctttttggcggcatacttggaaatgattatatataacaaaaaatataattagaataaatttattattcttataaaattctataatggttgtatatgaataaactttttagtacttttagtcttcatcttcagatgtattttccatatttgtttcagaatctctctctataacatcttcgtcatcatcatcaagctcttcttcgtcatccttatccacttcccccccggattcttgtttgtcttcttcttctgactcttcttctgtacttttctcactttcttcaattgaatgataatttaatgaagacgggtcgagatggatgagtgggacgtcatctctacataaggggagcaactcgagtgcaccgaggtcaataaataagttaataccccctcctccatcttcctggtaggcagctctacatttggagtgtcatcttcatctccactattgtCGTAATCTACACTatttcctacttcatatatatttcgagggacaaatttttgtacaactcgccaagttatctctccattATCTTCATCAatacttttcattggatcaatcaagtaatagatttaagtagcttgacaagccagtacgaatggatcatcttcgtaccatttagatgcaatattgacactcgtaaaatgattatccctaaatatcgaatcccgaccaccgcctagatcccaccgatcacatttaaagatatatgttatagacccacccagatatttcaatccaataatatcacgaatgacatcataataatcaatatcatctgttccatgactcccctcgaccaagacaccacagttttgagtctttctattatgttcacggtccagagtatggaatctataaccacgggccaatgcatataattcaaaagagactgatccgggatcacgagcacgttgttccaatatctaacaatttaaataatgtcatttattaaatattaactagagttaaaactttcatcatgtaacatatactatagagtttagttcatacacgttgttcaaaccatccagaaaattctgactcgtgtcttgccactatatcctctacgccttccatcttaagtttgtccatgtgctcactgtataaaataatttatcatattattttacataacaaaagttatagttaaccttattatctttagaattatttaaaccttgtacaacgacatacctcagatagtgatcaatctcctgacaattatttagcacgtaccaccgaactttacccaactctgtatcaagtaaatcataACCCGTTTttgcacccaaaggtcgtacattctaAGAAAatactgatagctcacgaggaggcagagcagcaagatcagcattttgttcttgacgaataaatcttgtctcaacaccacaaagatataaagagcaaaatgttaaccattcatcgtgtatataggcctttGCTATtaaaccctcagctctggctttattcccaacagtgcgcttcagtcgacctaaatatcttttaactggatacatccaacggaactgtaccggtccacccaacattatctcttggggtaaatgtattgctaaatggaccatgacatcaaaaaatgacggtggaaagatttgctcaaatttacatagtatagcagcaatgtcttcttccagtttctgtatcatatctcaattcactacccgagcacacaaatccttaagaAACATACACAGTTCGGTTATGGCAACACATACAGCAGATGTAAGCTTCTCACAAATtaccaccggtaataacttcttcaaaaatacgtgacagtcatgacttttcaatccgccaattttccagtcatcaaggcttacgcatctactgatatttgaagcataaccatctggcaacttcacaccttgcaaccatttacagaagtccatcctctcctcccttctcattgtaaaacatgcatgcggcatgaccaccctctcaccttCTACTCGTAAATgcagattatgtttaattctcattctctcaagatctttcttTGTCTTAATTgtatctttcatctttttattgatgctcatcaatgtacccagtatattatcacaaatattcttctctataTGCATTACAtgcaaactatgtcgcaacatgcaggacgaccaatacggcaactcaaaaaaaatactacgctttgtccaattcaattttgctacgcctcgttttctcttgttctttccctgacctttgccaaaattgtttgttgccacatgtaccaattgttccaggatctcttcctcagacaactcatttggcgcaattctatcttctactcgtccatcaaacttagcggattctgttctccatgcatgatttgttggtagataacgtcgatgacccatgaaacacaacttttgaaaatattttaaccactcactagtagtttttTTATTACACATCGGACATGCTAACTTTCCTTAAGTACTCCAGccggaaagattcccatatgctgAAAAGTCATTTATTATCCACACTACCGCatcatgcatctgaaaagttgttgatgtggatgcatcataagttctgacgcctgcttctcataactctttcaactcttcaatcaacggctgcaaatatacgtcaatgtcattccagGTGATCTCGAGctggggataagcaaagttaacaaaaagttgggcgccttcatgcacctccatggtggaagattgtacggaatcaatactataggccaagtgctataacttgtactcatatttccaaaagggttgaatccatcagttgtgagtccgaggcgcacgttccttgcttctatcccaaactctagatactgattatcgaaagattgccacgcaagtgagtcagctgggtgcctcataaatccatcatttgtaactcttttctctttgtgccacttcatatcgtgagctattttcttacacgtgtataatctttgcaaccgggaTTTCAATaggaaatatcgcaatactttaaccggcaCGCTTTTtttatccttccacctcgactctccgcatataggacatgcttgtttctcctcgttctccttccaatataaaacacaatcattcttgcacgcatgtatggacttatactcaaactctaatccctttctcaactgtttcgcttcataaaagttcttcggcaatccAGATCCTTCAGGAAGCACTtcattaaataagtctaataccatgtttattgctttggttgatattccacacaatgactttatgtgaagcaactgCACAgtaaacgacattttagaatgttttgtacaacctggataaagctcgcgctttgcatcttcccacattttcGAAAAATTTTCTGAATCATTCCGTCGCCCACTTAGGCCATTGTCAtgaacctcatccataaacattccagctccaatgtcacccaacatctcctccatctcatctcgctcataatcatcatccacgtgccgcaaattttcccgctaactgaataagtcatccgctgattctgcatacggctcaccatgaagtacccatcgagtatacctcaaatccataccattcacaaatatatgactttcagcttcatccaatcctatcgcacacaaatttttacaacctcgacatggacacttaatgtaaccacgactatcagtagaggcctttgcaaaatcaatgaaggttcttactccacgcgcatagggtatgtaatcttttccaagtctattgcgtagacgcatccaacttttatccatttctaaaaacatctaattttttagtaaccCGTATAagagttaaatacacatgcatgtcatgatacatcatgttcaaagtactctttctcaacgtagttggtcctatcccattcgagattatattctccatattgcacaagacccgtcactctactactttgaatgTTAGtagaaatttcggcagcatttctccataattctccaagtatacatgttcacatatagggattatgaccctaagaacagtatacccgaagaacaaatgaggaagataccgaaacttcatactaaaagttcaaagtaggaataacgtttatgtgcaatacagataatataatcttaaactgtccacactggacaattcaggaattaatgtacacctaaatgtacactaattcccaaacgggtctaaggttatttatgcaatattATACAacatctaacaaaaaagtctacaaataaattagtacacattgtttgaattaacattatgtactaataatatttatattat
This Carya illinoinensis cultivar Pawnee chromosome 11, C.illinoinensisPawnee_v1, whole genome shotgun sequence DNA region includes the following protein-coding sequences:
- the LOC122282175 gene encoding MDIS1-interacting receptor like kinase 2-like, coding for MEIKKLESIVILNLSHNSLSGLIPKAFEQMHGLMYVDISYNELQGPIPNSNAFLYAPVEALQGNKGLCRNVTGLQPCNASIIYRHSSKRGHKVVFLLVFSLLGAIFVLLSFFGLILFMQRRKTDLKSKQSKTEGQVSFLSILHFNGRTLYDEIIKVTNGFDALYCIGNGGHRTVYKAELALGDIVAVKKFNQPLHDASESKFQKEFLNEIRALMDIRHRNIVKIYGFCSHVQHSFLVCEYLERGSLSLILGNEDAAKVLGWSKRLNIVKGVAYALSYMHHDCSPPIIHRDISSSNILLDFQFEAHVSDFGTAKLLELDKSNWTSLAGTYGYIAPELAYTIKVTEKCDVYSFGVLAIEVIRGKHPSDFISTLSMPLALENIQSKDMLEQRLPFPTAQVENELKIVIQLAMKCLNVYPQSRSTMHMISQVLLIDITNS